A single window of Lutzomyia longipalpis isolate SR_M1_2022 chromosome 1, ASM2433408v1 DNA harbors:
- the LOC129796272 gene encoding histone acetyltransferase KAT6A-like isoform X5, translated as MRESSNEVSAQVWRDWILEAIRKIRFQKQRPSIQRICQAIGAHHKFHEDIVAVKLEEAVEAGSVIKVYNKGLHSYKAPMARRCVSVNNTTDLSRLVAKAVKELGECDGSTIKSIENYVQKSNNIQLAPDTDIKEVIRNSVKTAVTNGLLINEGKLFKVGKVKVTPKKKTPTTTAGTPRKKGTPATATNTPAQEAQTPTSASTKQTGLGAVCAECLGTELKGPRGIPEILSSCSGCGMAMHTTCANLTSRKGAPQIELSALVAKGSEWYCEECRSCEGCNSSTAENGPCLLGCFACHKNYHFSCLDPVPVKKIKCPWRCRLCLDHHEKKPSTSKAEVKRSPDRKGAAAREKKNEGKKRSRVSPEKPSSGGNVTTTMPSPQQQQQQSTKRSRVPPIVASTTEDSEEEGDSDGIPEQQPLPPGVTQKDVQLYKEIREKAVEVVTEVNPGGKMNLAVAGSSLTPKYLSPPSMALVAQERCPAAIEFGQWDIDTWYSSPFPQEYARLPKLFLCEFCLKYTKSKAVLERHQDKCSWRHPPGTEIYRCGDLSVFEVDGNVNKLYCQNLCLLAKLFLDHKTLYYDVEPFLFYVLTRNDRKGCHLVGYFSKEKHCQQKYNVSCIMTMPQYQRQGYGRFLIDFSYLLSREEGQPGTPEKPLSDLGRVSYHAYWKSVVLEYLHEHRKEAFSVRKLARVSGMCIPDIATTLNLLGFLKQIPREGDDEPVTTICVDYKKVDAHQEKVAKNKTRIYIDSECLRWTPLLTPAINPFRGDSDDSSTAASPERKKDAAEKSCESAVEEDGKSHPISVVAALQSNIIDNSGVKLKRRRYTTTGQRLPKTPKKTPVVVPPAPPKPKETPQPKAQLKAQPKEKPPAKEKASQQPKEKPQLTPQTPEYLDTTSSGRKRTRPSKFNETTFRDIRFKSTDASGCDEPPEETSKPPAKTSSSSRSKRRTSVAAALAQEMERDSSPEKKKSKHSKKEEKAEKLQEKRESTDKEERLVEKSSKPEKAEKSQRHEKGDKSSPEKIAKAEPEKVVKAEKSAKHEKSTKASQEKSDRAVLEKPEKAQQEKVQQEKAERTEKIERMETPTRSSRSRSETKKALAATTSQESDTPSEMSESSPAAGKSRRALNRTPAPPNRGVRHSLRQEAQSRDRKKESEVPEEQQPAKKKAEKVNKVAEDEKIETKSPVTVKRKRESAAKSKGGAGGSRELVTTSEDEQPAKKQLTIPEILRAKEAKKEANTLKKNETTEKIREKTKEKPDVQAKETEKNEEVLKEKKKPVPTPKLRSKKRLRETVDSTSQESSVDDEVEEKERKTPSNIHQVRMPTIPVVPIDAATRAESPKEVPPKKEAHPEKTKTETKVSEKVVKVDGKSSEKAKSPEKPKTDKPTTPEKVKVQEKPKVQEKPKSPEKPKSTESQKIQPAERPHEIQIISVTSLAPEAANSKKDSSMDLHADAVAKKTKKQVMRDVLKQEKSQSSSSSSSSSSSSSSSSSCSSSSNGSSASEENNSQRSLDLPKNKEKQQPPTTVKPIEVEKSVIVAKTNNTVTESTVSNVATPKTSTAKTVESLKVEEKMGDVSIFGKKENQEKVPVIKESKKSICDEKPMDIPMTPENATSVLKVNENYTSKAHSEMRPNVIVDPIPMDIEVEEPPKEVKVVSEKKEMSPEKQKSKETDEPVAKKIKTSPKIKDGSDPNKIVLSDSESETEIDGQKIKILKNPPEDLVKNVIKQVETELPTPTKESKEMSVIKISKEQMESSTIPAVPVFDGAEKKDEGAFQPKNLLGHAKPTGGGGGGGMNPAVAPNQPSVEDTKAQQNVDRDAEKLFTSQQQQQQQVPAPKPPERLSEVRRSSKDSRSTPASATKPPPSAQESQSSVAKKSQSTGTDFKPEHKSHSRSNNLDAIKSETRCNPAMELGGNQPRKDDSPNKKEHKTSTSVGTSTLSASTSTTTATVSKGSDGHSVASNSNSSSTKTQHHQESTAKNTSTSSSSSSSTTSSALSSSRQASKQQALQQQQQQLQQQQQQYQQQHSAAAQQSILDQKAIELNKMQFATMNSLPNYHTTHPQYWQWEAYYQGYNPLPHLDPTTQKSPNKFHKDLASSMAYGHGLPQNLYQNSLTMQPQPPQTQHIAPPIVKEKSQRSDKQKSSKSSKSDEKAYQGSGMSGSMVSKGQQYSNASSQSMSSSNASSKSKGHHHHGKSEEKTLAAHMNANAAQHQSAAAIMVNSHQEAMANLNSHMHHQQQQQQQSHQQQQQMMGKSEDHTDVTTVTADIKQHNTPPSTDIPSMGVYTPDSTTNSVHSLHYGQCDIDVSQLGLESPTSTSSDIASQNSVENVRPPSVVPQQHSQQVQQQQYSDCSVHQQHQQMQQQQQQQQQQQHINMVPTSSPQHQMAMAAMAAAANMVPSQGMSQSQSRKMSQQHHQQQSQRSGGSAATNRASTPKVTAGQHHRNTSTPGANNQRQQHTATPPVGNNNQQMASPNQASQHQQLQHQHLNQQAAAQQQQQNLQHMQYGHMLHGHHHQAMTPQAGNYIGAPQMTQNFPAQSPNSYGSMTTVIQHRMSGTPHGNLTAHNPLSSPQQRLGPSPSACSAGNNFYIQSPGNATHHQSHTPVPQIATPTPSATPTPQMSGGGGPPSGAGQAAAGNMCSLSKLQQLTNGLEMIQPGGGCNTPPAGTVNLTPPPNHHPHATMTPPPTHLVQQNPARNISTPPASLQSQMAASLGYHHKYYPGNVNSPVGAGNGAAAAGSGGASRTSRNTASAPVQHMPSAAAAAAAAAASRVSPNVTISPNLMSPYGTLNGYRMAAQQSAGSVATYITNSAAAAGFNPQLPVQMNVMNMQSQYQDPASIQRAAQQNSVYSPYYISLNGSMRR; from the exons ATGCGAGAATCGTCCAACGAGGTGAGCGCTCAGGTGTGGCGCGATTGGATCTTAGAGGCAATCCGGAAGATACGTTTCCAGAAGCAGCGTCCCAGTATACAGCGAATATGTCAGGCAATTGGGGCGCATCACAAATTCCACGAAGACATTGTTGCCGTGAAGTTGGAAGAGGCCGTCGAGGCGGGTTCGGTGATTAAGGTGTACAATAAGGGTTTACACTCCTACAAAGCCCCCATGGCCAGACGATGTGTCTCTGTGAATAATACGACAGATCTTTCACGTCTCGTGGCGAAGGCTGTCAAGGAGTTGGGGGAATGCGATGGGAGTACAATAAAGTCAATTGAGAATTATGTGCAGAAatcaaataatattcaattggCACCTGATACGGATATCAAGGAAGTTATTAGGAATTCCGTAAAGACCGCCGTGACGAATGGGTTGCTCATCAATGAGGGGAAACTCTTTAAAGTGGGGAAAGTGAAGGTGACGCCGAAGAAGAAGACGCCGACGACGACAGCGGGAACACCACGGAAGAAGGGTACACCTGCTACAGCGACAAATACACCAGCCCAGGAGGCTCAAACCCCAACATCGGCCTCCACAAAG CAGACTGGACTTGGTGCTGTGTGTGCAGAATGTCTCGGGACAGAGCTAAAGGGTCCACGGGGTATCCCGGAAATTCTCAGCTCATGCAGTGGCTGTGGCATGGCAATGCATACAACGTGTGCCAATCTCACAAGTCGCAAGGGTGCACCGCAAATTGAATTATCAGCATTGGTGGCAAAGGGAAGTGAATGGTATTGCGAAGAGTGTAGATCCTGTGAAGGATGCAATTCGAGTACAGCTGAAAATGGACCTTGTCTCCTTGGGTGCTTTGCGTGCCATAAGAATTATCATTTTAGCTGTTTGGATCCAGTGCctgtgaagaaaatcaaatgtcCATGGAG GTGTCGCCTCTGTTTGGATCACCATGAAAAGAAGCCAAGTACGAGCAAGGCTGAGGTGAAAAGAAGTCCTGATCGTAAAGGAGCAGCAGCCagagagaagaagaatgaaGGCAAGAAAAGAAG TAGAGTTTCCCCGGAAAAGCCATCGAGTGGTGGAAATGTGACGACGACAATGCCATCaccgcagcagcagcagcagcagagcACGAAACGTTCACGGGTACCACCAATTGTGGCGTCAACGACGGAAGATTCGGAGGAGGAGGGCGATTCGGACGGGATTCCGG AACAACAACCCCTTCCACCGGGTGTGACGCAAAAGGATGTTCAGCTTTACAAGGAAATCCGGGAGAAGGCCGTGGAAGTTGTGACTGAAGTGAATCCAGGTGGAAAGATGAATTTAGCCGTAGCGGGGAGTTCTCTAACGCCAAAGTACCTGAGTCCACCTTCAATGGCACTTGTGGCGCAAGAAAGGTGCCCAGCGGCCATTGAATTTGGTCAGTGGGACATTGATACGTGGTATTCCAGTCCATTCCCTCAGGAATATGCTAG GTTACCCAAATTATTCCTGTGTGAATTCTGCTTGAAGTATACAAAGAGTAAAGCCGTACTGGAGCGTCATCAGGACAAATGTAGCTGGCGTCATCCACCTGGAACGGAAATCTACAGATGCGGGGATTTATCGGTGTTCGAAGTGGATGGAAATGTCAATAAGCTGTACTGTCAGAATCTCTGCCTCTTGGCAAAATTATTCCTCGACCACAAGACTCTCTACTATGATGTTGAACCATTTCTCTTCTATGTCCTCACGCGAAATGATCGCAAAGGATGCCATTTGGTGGGATATTTCTCAAAGGAGAAGCACTGCCAGCAGAAATACAATGTTTCGTGCATAATGACAATGCCACAGTATCAACGGCAGGGATATGGGAGATTTCTCATTGATTTCAGCTACTTGCTGAGTCGTGAGGAAGGACAACCGGGGACACCGGAAAAGCCCCTTTCGGATCTCGGAAGAGTCTCCTACCATGCCTACTGGAAGTCCGTTGTACTCGAATACCTCCATGAGCATCGCAAAGAAGCTTTCTCAGTGCGAAAATTGGCAAGAGTATCAGGGATGTGTATTCCTGATATTGCAACAACGCTGAATCTTTTGGGATTCCTCAAGCAAATACCACGTGAGGGTGATGATGAGCCCGTAACGACGATTTGTGTTGACTACAAAAAAGTCGATGCTCATCAGGAGAAGGTGGCAAAGAATAAGACACGAATCTACATTGATAGTGAATGCTTACGATGGACCCCACTCCTAACGCCTGCAATTAATCCCTTTCGAGGTGATTCAGACGATAGTAGCACAGCGGCATCGCCAGAGAGGAAAAAAGATGCTGCGGAGAAGTCGTGTGAATCGGCAGTGGAAGAAGATGGCAAATCCCATCCAATCTCCGTTGTAGCTGCACTACAGAGCAATATAATTGACAACAGTGGGGTGAAGCTGAAGAGGCGACGGTACACAACAACTGGACAGAGATTGCCGAAGACACCAAAGAAAACTCCGGTTGTTGTTCCGCCAGCACCGCCAAAGCCCAAGGAAACACCCCAGCCTAAGGCTCAGTTAAAGGCACAGCCGAAGGAGAAGCCTCCAGCAAAGGAAAAGGCATCGCAACAGCCAAAAGAAAAGCCTCAGTTGACACCTCAAACACCCGAGTACCTCGATACAACATCCTCCGGGAGAAAACGAACGCGTCCAAGTAAATTCAATGAGACCACCTTCCGGGATATTCGTTTCAAGTCAACAGATGCATCTGGTTGCGATGAACCTCCTGAAGAGACATCAAAACCTCCCGCTAAAACATCCAGTTCATCTCGTAGTAAACGACGTACTTCCGTAGCAGCTGCTTTAGCTCAAGAAATGGAACGTGATTCATCGcctgaaaagaagaaatcgaAGCATTcgaagaaagaagaaaaagcagaAAAGCTTCAGGAAAAACGGGAGAGTACAGATAAGGAAGAAAGATTAGTGGAGAAGTCATCAAAGCCAGAAAAAGCGGAGAAAAGTCAAAGACATGAGAAAGGTGATAAATCATCACCGGAGAAGATTGCAAAAGCTGAACCTGAGAAAGTTGTCAAAGCAGAGAAATCAGcaaaacatgaaaaatcaaCGAAAGCTTCTCAGGAAAAGTCTGACAGGGCAGTGTTGGAGAAACCCGAAAAGGCGCAACAAGAAAAGGTGCAACAAGAAAAGGCTGAAAGAACCGAGAAAATCGAAAGAATGGAAACTCCAACGCGTTCTAGTAGATCAAGGAGTGAGACAAAGAAGGCTTTAGCTGCAACCACAAGTCAAGAATCAGATACTCCATCGGAAATGAGTGAGAGTTCTCCAGCTGCTGGAAAATCACGACGTGCACTGAATAGAACACCAGCACCACCAAATCGGGGTGTAAGGCATTCATTGAGACAAGAAGCACAGAGTAGGGATAGGAAGAAGGAGTCAGAAGTACCTGAAGAGCAACAACCAGCAAAAAAGAAGGCTGAAAAGGTGAATAAAGTAGCTGAAGATGAGAAGATTGAAACAAAAAGTCCTGTTACTGTTAAGCGAAAACGCGAATCTGCTGCAAAATCAAAAGGAGGTGCTGGTGGTAGTCGAGAACTCGTGACAACCAGTGAAGATGAGCAACCGGCAAAAAAGCAACTAACAATTCCGGAGATTCTTAGagcaaaagaagcaaaaaaggaGGCAAATACATTGAAGAAGAATGAAACTACAGAGAAAATTCGTGAGAAGACAAAAGAGAAACCTGACGTACAAGCGAAGGAAACCGAGAAGAATGAAGAGGttttgaaggaaaagaagaaaccaGTGCCAACACCTAAATTGCGTAGTAAGAAAAGATTACGGGAAACTGTTGACTCCACTTCCCAAGAATCCTCCGTAGATGATGAAGTTGAggaaaaggagagaaaaactCCCTCAAATATTCATCAAGTGCGAATGCCGACAATTCCTGTTGTTCCCATTGATGCTGCTACACGTGCTGAATCCCCCAAAGAGGTGCCGCCGAAGAAGGAAGCGCATCCGGAGAAGACAAAGACTGAGACAAAAGTGTCAGAGAAGGTGGTGAAAGTCGACGGAAAGAGCTCTGAGAAGGCAAAATCTCCAGAGAAACCCAAGACTGACAAACCAACAACTCCTGAAAAGGTAAAAGTGCAGGAAAAACCGAAAGTGCAAGAAAAGCCGAAAAGCCCGGAAAAACCTAAATCAACTGAGAGTCAGAAAATACAGCCAGCAGAAAGGCCGCATGAAATACAGATTATCTCAGTTACGTCACTCGCTCCGGAGGCGGCAAATTCGAAGAAAGACAGTTCAATGGATCTCCATGCTGATGCAGttgcaaagaaaacaaaaaagcaAGTAATGAGGGATGTTCTGAAGCAAGAAAAGTCTCAGTCCTCTTCATCTAGTTCCTCCAGCTCATCGTCTTCGTCCTCTTCTTCATCATGTTCATCTTCGTCAAATGGGAGTTCGGCatcagaagaaaataatagtCAGAGAAGTTTGGACCTTCCAAAAAACAAGGAGAAACAGCAGCCACCAACAACGGTTAAACCGATAGAGGTAGAGAAATCTGTTATTGTAGCAAAAACCAATAACACCGTGACTGAATCAACTGTTTCTAATGTTGCAACTCCCAAGACTTCCACGGCAAAGACTGTCGAGAGTTTGAAGGTAGAAGAAAAGATGGGTGATGTGTCAATTTTTGGAAAGAAAGAGAATCAAGAAAAAGTCCCCGTGATCAAGGAGAGTAAAAAGAGTATTTGTGATGAGAAGCCCATGGATATTCCCATGACCCCAGAGAATGCAACAAGTGTTCTCAAAGTAAATGAAAACTACACGTCTAAAGCTCACAGTGAAATGCGTCCGAATGTTATTGTTGATCCAATTCCAATGGATATTGAAGTTGAAGAGCCTCCAAAGGAGGTGAAGGTGGTGTCGGAGAAGAAGGAAATGTCTccagaaaaacaaaaatcaaagGAAACGGATGAACCTGttgctaaaaaaatcaagacaTCTCCTAAAATTAAAGATGGAAGTGAtccaaataaaattgttcTCTCCGATTCGGAGTCAGAGACTGAAATTGATGGACAGAAAATAAAGATCCTGAAGAATCCACCGGAAGATCTTGTGAAGAATGTTATAAAGCAAGTTGAAACGGAACTTCCGACTCCGACGAAAGAAAGTAAGGAGATGTCTGTGATTAAGATAAGTAAAGAACAAATGGAAAGTTCCACAATCCCAGCTGTTCCGGTGTTTGATGGTGCAGAGAAGAAGGATGAAGGGGCTTTCCAGCCAAAAAACTTATTGGGACATGCTAAGCCAACTGGtggaggtggtggtggtggaatgAATCCTGCAGTTGCACCGAATCAACCTTCAGTTGAAGACACAAAAGCTCAACAGAATGTTGATAGAGATGCTGAAAAGTTGTTTACATCAcaacagcagcaacaacaacaagtACCTGCTCCAAAACCTCCAGAGCGTCTTTCAGAGGTTAGGAGATCATCCAAGGATTCTCGATCAACACCTGCATCTGCaacaaaaccacccccatctgctcaagaaagtcaatcatccGTTGCAAAGAAATCTCAATCAACTGGAACGGATTTTAAACCTGAACACAAATCACATAGTCGAAGTAATAACCTGGATGCaataaaaagtgaaacaaGGTGTAATCCAGCAATGGAATTGGGGGGTAATCAACCGAGAAAGGATGATTCACCTAATAAGAAAGAGCACAAAACTTCAACGTCTGTTGGAACGAGCACACTATCAGCATCAACATCAACTACAACGGCAACAGTGTCAAAGGGTAGTGATGGACATTCAGTTGCCAGTAATAGTAACAGTAGCAGTACGAAGACTCAGCATCATCAGGAAAGTACAGCCAAGAATACATCCACATCATCTTCATCTTCGTCCTCCACTACGTCGTCTGCATTATCAAGTAGTCGACAGGCATCGAAGCAACAGGCactgcagcagcagcagcaacagttGCAACAGCAACAGCAACAGTATCAGCAGCAACATTCAGCAGCTGCTCAGCAGAGTATTTTGGATCAGAAGgcaattgaattgaataaaatgcaatttgccACGATGAATTCCCTGCCAAACTACCACACAACACATCCGCAGTATTGGCAATGGGAGGCCTACTACCAGGGTTACAATCCCCTTCCGCATTTGGATCCAACAACACAAAAATCCCccaataaattccacaaagaTCTCGCTTCGTCAATGGCCTACGGACATGGATTGCCGCAGAATCTCTATCAAAATAGCCTCACAATGCAACCCCAACCACCGCAGACACAACACATTGCCCCGCcaattgtgaaagaaaaatcccagaGGAGTGACAAGCAGAAGTCGTCGAAATCATCAAAATCCGATGAGAAGGCATATCAGGGAAGTGGAATGAGTGGAAGTATGGTTAGTAAGGGTCAGCAGTATTCGAATGCAAGTTCTCAGAGTATGTCGTCTTCGAATGCTTCGTCTAAATCCAAAGGGCATCATCATCATGGGAAGAGTGAGGAGAAAACTTTGGCAGCGCATATGAATGCAAATGCTGCGCAGCATCAATCAGCAGCTGCCATTATGGTTAATAGTCATCAGGAAGCAATGGCGAATCTCAATTCCCACATGCAccatcagcagcagcagcaacagcagagTCATCAACAGCAGCAACAGATGATGGGGAAGTCTGAAGATCACACTGATGTTACGACGGTGACTGCGGATATAAAGCAGCATAATACACCCCCGTCTACGGATATCCCCTCAATGGGTGTCTATACGCCAGACTCAACGACAAATTCCGTGCATAGCTTGCACTATGGGCAATGTGATATTGATGTGAGTCAGTTGGGATTGGAGTCACCAACGAGTACAAGTAGTGATATTGCGTCACAAAATTCCGTTGAAAATGTGAGACCACCGAGTGTTGTACCTCAGCAGCATAGTCAACAagtgcagcagcagcagtatTCAGATTGTTCGGTGCATCAGCAGCATCAACAAatgcagcagcaacaacaacaacagcagcagcagcaacacaTAAATATGGTACCAACATCAAGTCCGCAGCATCAAATGGCAATGGCAGCCATGGCGGCGGCGGCAAATATGGTTCCAAGTCAGGGAATGTCACAGAGTCAATCGCGTAAGATGTCACAGCAGCATCATCAGCAACAGAGTCAGCGAAGTGGTGGGAGTGCAGCGACAAATCGGGCATCAACGCCAAAGGTGACAGCGGGGCAGCATCATAGGAACACATCAACACCTGGGGCTAATAATCAACGGCAGCAACATACGGCTACGCCACCTGTGGGGAATAATAATCAACAAATGGCCAGTCCAAATCAGGCGTCGCAGCATCAGCAGTTGCAGCATCAGCATCTCAATCAGCAAGCTGCTGCACAGCAACAGCAACAAAATTTGCAGCATATGCAGTATGGGCATATGTTGCATGGGCATCATCATCAAGCTATGACACCACAGGCGGGTAACTACATTGGTGCACCGCAGATGACGCAGAATTTCCCCGCACAATCCCCCAATTCGTATGGTTCAATGACAACGGTCATACAGCATAGGATGTCGGGGACACCGCATGGGAATTTGACAGCTCATAACCCACTATCGAGTCCACAGCAGCGCCTTGGCCCGTCGCCATCGGCATGTTCGGCAGGGAATAATTTCTACATTCAATCACCAGGGAATGCGACGCATCATCAGAGTCACACGCCCGTGCCGCAGATTGCCACGCCGACCCCATCGGCAACACCAACGCCACAAATGAGCGGTGGTGGGGGACCACCAAGTGGTGCTGGACAGGCAGCAGCGGGGAATATGTGTAGCCTTTCCAAGTTGCAACAACTGACAAATGGGCTGGAGATGATTCAACCAGGTGGAGGATGCAATACCCCACCAGCGGGAACGGTTAACCTAACCCCACCGCCAAATCATCATCCCCACGCAACGATGACACCACCCCCAACGCATTTGGTGCAACAGAACCCAGCCCGGAACATCTCAACGCCTCCGGCTTCGCTGCAATCGCAAATGGCGGCATCCCTTGGGTACCATCACAAATACTATCCGGGTAATGTGAATTCACCCGTTGGCGCGGGGAATGGGGCAGCAGCTGCTGGGAGTGGTGGGGCGAGTAGGACATCGAGGAATACAGCATCAGCTCCGGTACAGCATATGCCGTCAGCGgcggcagcagcagcagcagctgcaGCAAGTCGGGTGAGTCCAAATGTGACCATAAGTCCGAATCTTATGTCACCCTATGGCACTCTCAATGGCTACCGGATGGCGGCACAGCAGTCAGCGGGTTCCGTTGCCACCTACATCACCAATTCAGCTGCAGCAGCGGGCTTCAACCCCCAACTTCCGGTGCAGATGAATGTGATGAATATGCAGAGTCAGTACCAAGATCCAGCCTCAATTCAACGGGCAGCGCAACAGAATTCCGTCTATTCGCCGTACTACATCTCACTCAATGGATCAATGCGTCGGTAG